A genomic region of Magnolia sinica isolate HGM2019 chromosome 6, MsV1, whole genome shotgun sequence contains the following coding sequences:
- the LOC131248388 gene encoding probable protein S-acyltransferase 14: MHRSGTAMAWNVFKFCTALRGLGSVMILLVVGIVGVTYYAVVVTNYGPALLAGGRDSIIALSVLITFHSLLVMLLWSYFSVVLTDPGGVPLNWRPVMDEETGDTAPLTGSEFGGEGPTTIADPANPRIRYCRKCNQMKPPRCHHCSVCGRCVLKMDHHCVWVVNCVGALNYKFFLLFLFYTFLETTLVTLSLLPHFLAFFIDGEIPGTAGTLATTFLAFVLNLAFALSVLGFLIMHISLVASNTTTIEAYEKKSAPKWRYDLGRRKNFEQVFGTEGKYWFIPAYSEEDLKKMPVQGLEYPSKPDLDAQEF; this comes from the exons ATGCACAGATCCGGAACCGCGATGGCATGGAACGTCTTCAAATTCTGTACGGCCCTCCGTGGCCTCGGCTCCGTGATGATCCTCCTCGTCGTAGGCATCGTCGGCGTTACGTACTACGCCGTCGTCGTCACCAATTACGGCCCCGCCTTGCTAGCCGGAGGCCGTGATTCCATCATTGCGCTTTCCGTCTTGATCACCTTCCATTCCCTG TTGGTGATGCTGCTCTGGAGCTACTTTTCTGTAGTTCTAACGGACCCTGGCGGTGTCCCGCTGAACTGGAGGCCTGTTATGGATGAGGAAACGGGAGACACTGCCCCATTGACCGGCTCGGAGTTTGGCGGCGAAGGTCCGACCACGATCGCCGACCCAGCGAACCCGAGAATCCGGTACTGCCGGAAGTGTAATCAGATGAAACCGCCTCGATGCCATCACTGTTCTGTTT GTGGGAGGTGTGTACTGAAAATGGACCATCATTGCGTGTGGGTTGTGAATTGCGTTGGAGCGTTGAATTAcaagttttttcttcttttcctg TTCTACACATTTCTTGAGACAACTCTTGTTACCTTGTCATTGTTGCCACATTTTCTAGCATTCTTTATTGATGGTGAGATTCCAGGAACTGCAGGAACCCTTGCGACCACTTTCCTTGCATTTG TGCTGAACTTGGCATTTGCATTGAGTGTTCTTGGGTTCCTGATCATGCATATTTCATTGGTTGCATCCAATACCACAACTATTGAG GCATATGAGAAGAAGAGCGCTCCTAAATGGCGGTACGACCTTGGTCGAAGAAAGAACTTTGAACAG GTGTTTGGAACCGAAGGGAAATACTGGTTCATTCCTGCCTACTCAGAAGAGGACCTGAAAAAAATGCCGGTGCAGGGTCTTGAGTATCCGTCCAAGCCCGACCTTGATGCCCAAGAgttctaa